A genomic stretch from Bosea sp. F3-2 includes:
- a CDS encoding glucose-6-phosphate isomerase translates to MLQQSFDLALESKVGKGGIPDAAFEKALADLGPALAKLKGQARDGSLPLLKLPSDTADLAPVKAAAERLKAGGTTDVLVLGTGGSSLGGQTLAQLTGYGIAGLSQFAHGARFHFIDNLDPATYAALLARLPLKTTKFVAISKSGGTGETLLQSIAAIEALRGAHLTDQQIGEHFQGLSEPAKPGKLHPLRALLEPFGTPFLEHHTDVGGRYSVLTNCGLLPAAVLGLDIEALRLGAGRAVAPLLSGRDVRETPSAVGAALHLAAMRSGKNIAVLMPYADKLALLTRWWMQLWAESLGKDGQGTQPVGALGPVDQHSQQQLYLAGPKDKFFTVVTTGVKGKGPQIDAALAEKIGQADFAGKTIGDMVAAQGIAMIDTFAKNGCAVRRFHVERIDETSHGEMLMHFMLETILTGYAMGVDPFDQPAVEEAKLLAKRYLAEGRA, encoded by the coding sequence ATGCTTCAGCAAAGCTTCGATCTCGCGCTCGAATCCAAGGTCGGCAAGGGCGGCATTCCCGACGCGGCCTTTGAGAAGGCGCTGGCCGATCTCGGTCCCGCGCTGGCGAAGTTGAAGGGCCAGGCGAGGGATGGCTCGCTGCCGCTGCTGAAGCTGCCGAGCGACACCGCCGATCTGGCGCCGGTGAAAGCCGCCGCCGAGCGGCTCAAGGCCGGCGGCACCACCGATGTCCTGGTGCTCGGCACCGGCGGCTCCAGCCTTGGCGGCCAGACGCTGGCGCAGCTCACCGGCTACGGCATCGCCGGCCTCTCCCAGTTCGCGCATGGCGCGCGCTTCCATTTCATCGACAATCTCGACCCGGCGACCTATGCGGCGCTGCTCGCCAGGCTGCCGCTCAAGACGACCAAGTTCGTCGCCATCTCGAAATCGGGCGGCACCGGCGAAACCCTGCTGCAGTCGATCGCGGCGATCGAGGCGCTGCGCGGCGCGCATCTCACCGATCAGCAGATCGGCGAGCATTTCCAGGGACTTTCCGAGCCGGCCAAGCCCGGCAAGCTGCATCCGCTACGCGCGCTGCTCGAGCCCTTCGGCACGCCCTTCCTCGAGCATCACACCGATGTCGGCGGCCGTTATTCGGTGCTGACCAATTGCGGCCTGCTGCCGGCCGCCGTGCTCGGCCTCGACATCGAGGCGCTGCGGCTGGGCGCCGGCCGGGCCGTGGCGCCGCTTCTGTCCGGCAGGGACGTCCGTGAGACGCCCTCGGCCGTCGGCGCGGCGCTGCATCTCGCGGCCATGCGCTCCGGCAAGAACATCGCCGTGCTGATGCCCTATGCCGACAAGCTCGCGCTGCTCACCCGCTGGTGGATGCAGCTCTGGGCCGAGAGCCTCGGCAAGGATGGACAGGGCACGCAGCCCGTCGGCGCGCTCGGCCCCGTTGACCAGCATTCGCAGCAGCAGCTCTATCTCGCCGGGCCGAAGGACAAGTTCTTCACGGTGGTGACGACCGGCGTGAAGGGCAAGGGCCCGCAGATCGACGCGGCCCTCGCGGAGAAGATCGGGCAGGCCGATTTCGCCGGCAAGACCATCGGCGACATGGTGGCGGCGCAGGGTATCGCCATGATCGACACCTTCGCCAAGAACGGCTGCGCGGTGCGCCGCTTCCATGTCGAGCGGATCGACGAGACCAGCCATGGCGAGATGCTGATGCATTTCATGCTGGAGACGATCCTCACAGGCTACGCCATGGGTGTGGATCCCTTCGACCAGCCCGCGGTGGAGGAGGCGAAGCTCCTCGCCAAGCGCTATCTTGCCGAAGGGCGCGCCTGA
- the rsmD gene encoding 16S rRNA (guanine(966)-N(2))-methyltransferase RsmD, with product MRIVGGRLGGRPLAGPKPGIGSIRPTSDRLRESLFNVLVHAYGDAVEGARVLDLFAGTGALAFEALSRGAGFALLVEDGTEARGIIRENQMALGLAGFSRIFRRDATKLGPITGMAPFGLVFCDPPYRKGLGEKALVSAHEGGWLEGDALIVLEEAADAEIALPAGFEELERRTYGETQVILLRTS from the coding sequence ATGCGGATCGTCGGCGGACGCCTGGGCGGCCGGCCTCTGGCCGGGCCGAAGCCGGGGATCGGCAGCATCCGACCGACCTCGGATCGCCTGCGCGAATCCCTGTTCAACGTGCTCGTCCATGCCTATGGCGATGCGGTCGAGGGTGCGCGCGTGCTCGACCTCTTCGCCGGCACCGGCGCGCTCGCCTTCGAGGCGCTGTCGCGGGGAGCCGGCTTCGCGCTCTTGGTCGAAGACGGCACCGAGGCGCGCGGCATCATCCGCGAGAACCAGATGGCGCTCGGCCTCGCCGGCTTCAGCCGCATCTTCCGCCGCGACGCCACCAAGCTCGGCCCGATCACCGGCATGGCGCCGTTCGGCCTCGTCTTCTGCGACCCGCCCTATCGCAAGGGGCTGGGCGAAAAGGCGTTGGTATCGGCCCACGAAGGTGGATGGCTGGAGGGCGATGCTCTGATCGTGCTGGAAGAGGCGGCGGACGCCGAGATCGCGCTGCCGGCAGGGTTCGAGGAGCTGGAGCGGCGGACGTATGGCGAGACGCAGGTGATCCTGCTACGGACATCATAG
- a CDS encoding pseudouridine synthase has protein sequence MKDDDNNRGRGPRKGGGAGGRGGGKSFGGKGFGGRSGGEGRGPARDGERRPFRSRSASEDRPARDDERKPFRGHSGGDERPARRFERPAGSEGEAPRPRRFDGDRPARFKAEGEDRGFRERSGEERPRRPARTGDRPFPARDRGHGGADRPPRGEGRDGEKRFSRPRSPRFEGAASHEDRPRRPHEAPAERKLITADEPERIAKVMARAGVASRRDSEAMIEEGRVSVNGTVLESPAFDVKPTDIVLIDGEPMPARERTRLWLYHKPRGVVTTNFDPEGRPTVFDVLPEDLPRVLTIGRLDINTEGLLLLTNDGGLARVLELPETGWLRRYRVRAFGDVTQDVLDTVKDGVTIDGIQYGPVTARFERKQGFNTWLTVDLREGKNREVKTVLEHLGLTVNRLIRVSFGPFQLGDLAEGEADEIRSRVLQDQLGTELAAKAGADFESPRRDALPAAPRPAPAGDDRPRRRRDAAEDQHEARREAVRELRGDKPWTRTVWRDAETEPQRERKAPPRRGADPKLERQSREESGTVARRRDKAIADPKGRRVLVERVSAPTREEPVAPRESKRRPDRKPRHERGGEESRAPRSFDRPSGGERPARRPREDFGGRDRAERPDRAPRDGAERPARRFSERPAEDRPRGRSFGDKPGGKSFGAKSFGARSSERPAGGGRPFGGRPSGGRPGGGKGPRPGGSGPRGGGKRG, from the coding sequence ATGAAAGACGACGACAACAACAGAGGCCGCGGCCCACGCAAGGGCGGCGGCGCCGGCGGCCGTGGCGGCGGCAAAAGCTTCGGCGGCAAGGGATTCGGCGGCCGCTCCGGCGGCGAAGGCAGGGGCCCGGCACGCGACGGCGAACGCAGGCCGTTCCGTAGCCGTTCGGCCAGCGAAGACCGCCCTGCCCGCGACGATGAGCGCAAGCCCTTCCGCGGCCATTCTGGCGGCGACGAGCGCCCCGCCCGCCGCTTCGAGCGGCCGGCCGGCAGCGAGGGCGAGGCCCCGCGTCCGCGCCGCTTCGACGGCGACAGGCCAGCCCGCTTCAAGGCCGAGGGCGAAGACCGCGGTTTCCGCGAGCGTTCGGGCGAGGAGCGTCCGCGCCGTCCGGCCAGGACGGGCGATCGTCCCTTCCCCGCTCGGGACAGGGGGCATGGCGGTGCCGATCGGCCGCCGCGCGGCGAGGGCCGTGATGGCGAGAAGCGCTTTTCGCGCCCGCGTTCGCCGCGCTTCGAGGGCGCTGCCAGCCATGAGGATCGGCCGCGCCGCCCGCACGAGGCTCCGGCCGAGCGCAAGCTGATCACGGCGGACGAGCCGGAGCGCATCGCCAAGGTGATGGCGCGTGCCGGCGTCGCCTCGCGTCGCGACAGCGAAGCGATGATCGAGGAAGGCCGCGTCAGCGTGAACGGCACGGTGCTGGAAAGCCCGGCCTTCGACGTGAAGCCGACCGATATCGTGCTGATCGATGGCGAGCCGATGCCAGCCCGCGAGCGCACGCGGCTGTGGCTCTACCACAAGCCGCGCGGCGTGGTGACGACCAATTTCGACCCGGAAGGCCGGCCGACCGTCTTCGACGTGCTGCCGGAGGACCTGCCGCGCGTGCTCACCATCGGCCGGCTCGACATCAACACCGAAGGCCTGCTGCTGCTCACCAATGATGGCGGGCTGGCGCGGGTGCTGGAGCTGCCTGAGACCGGCTGGCTCAGGCGCTATCGCGTGCGCGCCTTCGGCGATGTGACGCAGGACGTGCTCGACACGGTGAAGGACGGCGTCACCATCGACGGCATCCAGTACGGCCCGGTGACCGCCCGCTTCGAACGCAAGCAGGGCTTCAACACCTGGCTGACGGTCGATCTGCGCGAGGGCAAGAACCGCGAGGTCAAGACCGTGCTCGAGCATCTCGGGCTGACAGTGAACCGGCTGATCCGTGTCTCCTTCGGCCCCTTCCAGCTCGGCGACCTCGCCGAGGGCGAGGCCGACGAGATCCGTTCGCGCGTGCTGCAGGACCAGCTCGGCACCGAGCTCGCCGCGAAGGCGGGAGCGGATTTCGAGTCGCCGCGTCGCGACGCCCTGCCCGCCGCGCCGCGCCCGGCTCCGGCCGGCGACGACCGCCCGCGCCGACGCCGCGACGCCGCCGAGGACCAGCACGAGGCGCGCCGCGAGGCGGTGCGTGAATTGCGCGGCGACAAGCCATGGACCCGCACCGTCTGGCGCGATGCCGAGACGGAGCCGCAGCGCGAGCGCAAGGCGCCGCCGCGCCGTGGCGCCGACCCCAAGCTGGAACGGCAGAGCCGCGAGGAAAGCGGCACCGTGGCGCGCCGGCGCGACAAGGCTATCGCCGATCCCAAGGGCCGGCGCGTGCTGGTCGAGCGCGTCAGCGCCCCGACGCGCGAGGAGCCGGTAGCTCCGCGAGAGAGCAAGCGCAGACCCGACCGCAAGCCGCGCCACGAACGCGGCGGCGAAGAGTCCCGTGCCCCGCGCTCCTTCGACCGCCCCAGCGGTGGCGAGAGGCCGGCGCGACGTCCGCGCGAGGATTTCGGCGGACGCGACCGCGCCGAGCGACCGGACCGCGCCCCTCGCGACGGAGCCGAGCGCCCCGCCCGCCGCTTCAGCGAGCGGCCGGCCGAGGACCGGCCGCGCGGCCGCAGCTTCGGCGACAAGCCGGGCGGCAAGAGTTTCGGGGCTAAGAGCTTCGGCGCCCGCTCCTCGGAGCGGCCGGCCGGTGGTGGACGCCCCTTCGGCGGCAGGCCGAGCGGCGGGCGGCCGGGCGGCGGCAAGGGACCGCGCCCCGGTGGCAGCGGCCCGCGTGGCGGCGGCAAGCGCGGCTGA
- the lspA gene encoding signal peptidase II, with the protein MTPARRLGLATVLIVFVSDQLLKCWLLYSVGLAENGPFDLAPFLTIVLAWNRGISYGLFQQGTDLGRWFLVVISFVAAVWLWRWMWRSHDRLTVLSLALIIGGALGNGVDRAVYGAVVDFVHFHWGSFSWYIFNIADVAIVVGVVGLLYESFRPAGEKTAE; encoded by the coding sequence ATGACGCCTGCCCGCCGCCTTGGCCTTGCCACGGTCCTGATCGTCTTCGTCTCGGATCAGCTCCTGAAGTGCTGGCTGCTCTACAGCGTCGGGCTGGCCGAGAACGGGCCCTTTGATCTCGCTCCCTTCCTGACGATCGTGCTCGCCTGGAACCGAGGCATTTCCTATGGGCTGTTCCAGCAGGGCACCGATCTCGGGCGCTGGTTCCTCGTCGTCATCTCCTTCGTCGCGGCCGTCTGGCTCTGGCGCTGGATGTGGCGCAGTCATGACAGGCTCACGGTGCTCAGCCTCGCCCTCATCATCGGCGGTGCGCTCGGCAACGGTGTCGATCGCGCCGTTTACGGCGCGGTGGTGGACTTCGTTCACTTTCATTGGGGTAGTTTCAGCTGGTATATCTTCAACATCGCCGATGTCGCGATCGTTGTCGGCGTGGTCGGGCTCCTGTATGAGTCCTTCCGACCGGCTGGGGAAAAGACAGCTGAGTGA
- a CDS encoding DUF2019 domain-containing protein → MKQKQDIKALSNTEILKLFERLCVEQYDAIERNENARANRLILKSWALETELKSRPGDQRRVLMKLFGHPNMQVRLAAARANLAVDYVAARRELQAIVDEQWFPQAGDAGMTLEHLDSGFYRPT, encoded by the coding sequence ATGAAACAGAAGCAAGACATCAAAGCTCTGTCGAACACCGAGATCCTCAAGCTTTTCGAGCGGCTTTGTGTCGAGCAATACGACGCGATCGAGCGCAATGAAAACGCGCGAGCCAATCGCTTGATCCTGAAATCATGGGCGCTGGAAACAGAACTCAAATCCCGCCCCGGAGATCAGAGGCGCGTTCTCATGAAACTGTTCGGCCACCCCAACATGCAGGTCCGTCTGGCCGCCGCTCGCGCCAATCTCGCCGTCGATTACGTCGCCGCACGGCGCGAGCTTCAGGCCATCGTCGACGAGCAATGGTTCCCGCAAGCCGGCGACGCCGGCATGACGCTGGAGCACCTCGATTCCGGCTTCTACCGGCCGACCTAA
- a CDS encoding pitrilysin family protein, with protein MNIHARQPGLAEPVEAFRLDNGLDVVVVKDHRAPVVTHMVWYRNGSADDPAGKSGIAHFLEHLMFKGTERWPAGEFSKIVAGYGGQENAFTSYDYTAYFQRVPKEHLRAMMDYEADRMTGLSFDESVVAPERDVVLEERRMRVDSDPAAQLGEEFSASLFFHHPYGTPIIGWEHEIERLNRDDAFAYYQRFYTPENAILVVAGDTDAAEVRRLAEESYGKIAARGAAPVRSRPIEPEPRASRRVALNDPRVQQPSLRRGWLTPTYTTGEREEVLALELVAEILGGGTTSRLYRRLCVENELAAGASAYFMGSMVDRAAFQLSASPRPGVEMAAMEAGLDTVLASFLAEGPSELELARARTRLVAETVFARDNQASLARIFGSALAVGETVEDVLAWPQRIEAVGRDAVVEAARRYLKPDRSVTGLLLPA; from the coding sequence GTGAACATCCATGCGCGCCAGCCCGGTCTGGCTGAGCCCGTCGAAGCCTTCCGGCTCGACAATGGCCTCGACGTCGTCGTCGTGAAGGACCATCGGGCGCCGGTCGTGACCCACATGGTCTGGTATCGCAATGGCTCTGCCGATGATCCGGCCGGCAAGTCGGGCATCGCGCATTTCCTCGAGCATCTGATGTTCAAGGGCACCGAGCGCTGGCCGGCAGGCGAGTTCTCGAAGATCGTCGCCGGTTACGGCGGCCAGGAGAACGCCTTCACCTCCTACGACTACACCGCCTATTTCCAGCGCGTGCCGAAGGAGCATCTGCGCGCGATGATGGATTACGAGGCCGACCGGATGACCGGCCTCTCCTTCGACGAGAGTGTGGTTGCGCCCGAGCGGGACGTGGTGCTGGAGGAGCGGCGCATGCGCGTCGATTCCGACCCCGCCGCCCAGCTGGGCGAGGAATTCTCCGCCTCGCTGTTCTTCCACCATCCCTATGGCACGCCGATCATCGGCTGGGAGCACGAGATCGAGCGGCTGAACCGCGACGACGCCTTCGCCTACTACCAGCGCTTCTACACGCCCGAGAACGCGATCCTCGTCGTCGCCGGCGATACCGATGCCGCCGAGGTGCGCCGGCTCGCCGAGGAGAGCTATGGCAAGATCGCGGCCCGCGGCGCGGCGCCCGTCCGCAGCCGCCCGATCGAGCCCGAGCCGCGCGCCTCGCGCCGCGTGGCGCTGAACGACCCGCGGGTGCAGCAGCCCTCGCTGCGCCGCGGCTGGCTGACGCCGACCTATACGACCGGGGAGCGCGAGGAGGTTCTGGCGCTCGAACTCGTCGCCGAGATCCTCGGCGGCGGCACGACCTCGCGGCTCTATCGCAGGCTCTGCGTCGAGAATGAGCTGGCGGCCGGCGCCAGCGCCTATTTCATGGGCTCGATGGTCGACCGCGCCGCCTTCCAGCTTTCGGCGAGCCCGCGTCCCGGCGTCGAGATGGCGGCGATGGAGGCGGGGCTCGACACCGTGCTCGCCAGCTTCCTGGCCGAGGGGCCGAGCGAGCTGGAGCTGGCGCGCGCCCGCACCCGGCTCGTCGCCGAGACGGTCTTCGCCCGCGACAACCAGGCTTCGCTGGCGCGCATCTTCGGCTCGGCGCTCGCTGTCGGCGAGACGGTCGAGGACGTGCTCGCCTGGCCGCAGCGCATCGAGGCCGTCGGCCGCGATGCGGTGGTCGAGGCGGCGCGCCGCTATCTGAAGCCTGATCGCAGCGTCACCGGCCTGCTGCTGCCCGCCTGA
- the mutL gene encoding DNA mismatch repair endonuclease MutL, with translation MTVRRLDPVLVDRIAAGEVIERPAAAVKELVENAIDAGARSIAVAITGGGRELIRVVDDGAGMTPEDLALAVERHATSKLPEGDLFAIGTLGFRGEALPSIGSVARLSIATRRHDAPQGSGLVVEAGEKGVVRPVAAAVGTRIEVSDLFIFTPARLKFLKSDRAEAQAVSEMLRRLAIAHPEVRFSLEGEHVSAFDWPAEPIGEEGLLRRLGRALGRDFPENALRIEAEREGFTISGFAGLPTFHRGTSAGVHLAVNGRPVRDKLLLSAVRGAYADVVPSDRHPVLFLDVGCDPRLVDVNVHPAKSEVRFRDPALVRGLVVSGLKAALAAAGHRATTTGGARTLDAFRAVVSMGGSGNAIPRPAFPSAPAWSAPAMGAAGAPQPGFSDFAVPSADARAHLAEPAADALDRPLGAARAQVHETYIVAQTREGVVIVDQHAAHERLVYERLKAERARNGIARQPLLLPEVVELDPVDADRLIAAGSELESLGLILESFGPGAVLVREAPSQLAGGNLQRLVRDVADALAEHGTAGSLERRLDHVLATMACHNSVRAGRRMRPEEMDALLREMEVTPNSGQCNHGRPTYVELKLSDIERLFGRR, from the coding sequence ATGACCGTCCGCCGCCTCGATCCCGTTCTGGTCGACCGCATCGCCGCCGGCGAGGTGATCGAGCGGCCGGCTGCGGCCGTGAAGGAGCTGGTCGAGAACGCGATCGATGCCGGCGCGCGTTCGATCGCCGTCGCCATCACCGGCGGCGGGCGCGAATTGATCCGCGTCGTCGATGACGGCGCCGGCATGACACCGGAAGACCTCGCACTCGCCGTCGAGCGGCACGCCACCTCGAAGCTGCCGGAAGGCGACCTTTTCGCTATCGGCACGCTGGGCTTCCGCGGCGAGGCTCTGCCCTCGATCGGCTCGGTGGCCAGGCTCTCGATCGCGACGCGCCGGCATGACGCGCCGCAGGGTTCCGGCCTCGTCGTCGAGGCCGGCGAGAAGGGTGTCGTCCGCCCCGTCGCCGCGGCCGTCGGGACCCGTATCGAGGTCAGCGACCTCTTCATCTTCACCCCGGCTCGCCTCAAATTCCTGAAGAGCGACCGGGCCGAGGCGCAAGCGGTCTCCGAGATGCTGCGGCGCCTCGCCATCGCCCATCCCGAGGTCCGCTTCTCGCTGGAAGGCGAGCATGTCAGCGCCTTCGACTGGCCCGCCGAGCCGATCGGGGAAGAGGGGCTGCTGCGCCGCCTCGGCCGGGCGCTCGGTCGCGACTTTCCCGAGAACGCACTGCGGATCGAGGCCGAGCGCGAGGGCTTCACCATCTCGGGCTTCGCCGGTCTGCCGACCTTCCATCGCGGCACCTCGGCCGGCGTGCATCTCGCCGTCAACGGCCGCCCGGTGCGCGACAAGCTGCTGCTCTCGGCCGTGCGCGGCGCCTATGCCGACGTCGTCCCCTCCGATCGCCATCCGGTGCTCTTCCTCGATGTCGGCTGCGATCCGCGCCTCGTCGACGTCAACGTCCACCCGGCCAAGAGCGAGGTGCGTTTCCGCGACCCGGCGCTGGTCCGCGGCCTCGTCGTTTCGGGCTTGAAGGCTGCACTTGCCGCCGCCGGCCATCGCGCCACCACGACGGGCGGCGCCCGCACGCTCGACGCCTTCCGTGCCGTCGTTTCGATGGGCGGCAGCGGCAACGCCATCCCCCGCCCCGCCTTCCCGTCGGCGCCCGCCTGGAGCGCGCCGGCCATGGGTGCTGCGGGCGCCCCGCAACCCGGCTTCTCCGATTTCGCGGTGCCCTCCGCCGATGCCCGCGCGCATCTCGCCGAGCCTGCGGCCGATGCGCTCGACCGGCCGCTCGGTGCCGCCCGCGCCCAGGTGCACGAGACCTATATCGTCGCCCAGACCCGCGAGGGCGTCGTCATCGTCGACCAGCACGCCGCCCATGAGCGGCTGGTCTATGAGCGGCTGAAGGCCGAGCGCGCCCGCAACGGCATTGCCCGCCAGCCTCTGCTGCTGCCCGAGGTGGTCGAGCTCGACCCGGTCGATGCCGACCGTCTGATTGCGGCCGGCAGCGAGCTCGAAAGCCTCGGCCTCATCCTCGAATCCTTCGGTCCCGGCGCGGTTCTGGTGCGCGAGGCCCCGAGCCAGCTCGCGGGCGGCAATCTCCAGCGCCTCGTCCGCGACGTCGCCGATGCGCTGGCCGAGCATGGCACGGCCGGCTCGCTGGAGCGCCGGCTCGACCATGTGCTGGCGACGATGGCCTGCCACAACTCGGTCCGCGCCGGCCGCCGTATGCGCCCGGAGGAGATGGATGCGCTGCTGCGCGAGATGGAGGTCACGCCCAATTCCGGCCAGTGCAACCATGGCCGCCCGACCTATGTCGAGCTGAAACTCAGCGATATCGAGCGGCTGTTCGGGAGACGGTAG
- a CDS encoding pitrilysin family protein: MNAPIPTPKLDTAGPAIAVQNVRSPGGIEAWLVEEHSLPLIAVDFAFDGGCSRDPENAAGSAYLISGLLDEGAGDLDAEAFQGRLADHAISLGFEARRDDFHGHIQTLSSHRDTAFDLLALALNQPRFDADAVARVQAQIIAGLQRQAKNPEVMCRNALFAAAFPGHAYGRPEKGDVDSVSKLAGPALKVLTPALLDRGGLNVVVVGDITADELAGRLDLLFGGLPQGTPRPRPSQPLPIQGLGQTHVIDLDVPQTVLRFVGPGLMWHDPDFIPASVLNHILGGSAFTSRLFMEVREKRGLAYGVSSSLMPLRESSMLVGGTATRNDRAAESMQVIREEMLKLAHDGPTEHEVEEAKRYIIGSYPLRFDTSPKIAGELLALALRGDTPDFLARRNGLFAAVTLDDVKRVAQRLFGNPDLLVQAVGKPVGLV; the protein is encoded by the coding sequence ATGAACGCGCCGATTCCGACACCCAAGCTCGACACGGCCGGCCCCGCCATCGCGGTCCAGAACGTCCGCTCGCCGGGCGGCATCGAGGCCTGGCTCGTCGAGGAGCACAGCCTGCCGCTGATCGCGGTCGACTTCGCCTTCGACGGCGGTTGCAGCCGCGATCCGGAGAATGCCGCCGGCAGCGCCTATCTGATCTCGGGCCTGCTCGATGAAGGCGCCGGCGATCTCGATGCCGAAGCCTTTCAGGGCCGGTTGGCCGATCATGCGATCAGCCTCGGCTTCGAGGCCCGCCGTGATGACTTCCACGGCCATATCCAGACCTTGTCGAGCCATCGCGACACCGCCTTCGACCTGCTTGCGTTGGCGCTGAACCAACCGCGCTTCGATGCCGATGCGGTTGCCCGTGTCCAGGCTCAGATCATCGCCGGGCTGCAGCGCCAGGCGAAGAACCCCGAAGTCATGTGCCGCAACGCGCTTTTCGCCGCGGCCTTCCCCGGGCACGCCTATGGCCGGCCCGAGAAGGGTGATGTCGACAGCGTCTCGAAGCTGGCGGGCCCGGCGCTGAAGGTGCTGACGCCGGCGCTGCTCGATCGCGGCGGGCTGAACGTCGTCGTGGTCGGTGACATCACCGCAGACGAGCTCGCCGGGCGCCTCGACCTGCTGTTCGGCGGGCTGCCGCAGGGCACGCCGCGTCCGCGCCCGTCTCAGCCCCTGCCGATCCAGGGGCTCGGCCAGACCCATGTCATCGATCTCGATGTGCCGCAGACCGTGCTGCGCTTCGTGGGGCCGGGGCTGATGTGGCACGATCCGGACTTCATCCCGGCGAGTGTGCTGAACCATATCCTCGGCGGCTCGGCCTTCACCTCGCGGCTCTTCATGGAAGTGCGCGAGAAGCGCGGCCTTGCCTATGGCGTCTCCTCCAGCCTGATGCCGCTGCGCGAGAGCTCCATGCTGGTCGGCGGCACCGCCACCCGCAACGACCGCGCCGCGGAGTCGATGCAGGTGATCCGCGAGGAGATGCTGAAGCTTGCCCATGACGGCCCGACCGAGCACGAGGTCGAGGAGGCGAAGCGCTACATCATCGGCTCCTATCCGCTGCGCTTCGACACCTCGCCCAAGATCGCCGGGGAGCTGCTGGCTCTCGCCTTGCGCGGCGACACGCCGGATTTCCTCGCCCGCCGCAACGGCCTCTTCGCGGCCGTGACGCTCGACGACGTCAAGCGCGTCGCACAGCGCCTCTTCGGCAACCCTGACCTGCTCGTTCAGGCGGTTGGCAAGCCGGTCGGGCTGGTCTGA